The Garciella nitratireducens DSM 15102 genome includes the window GAATAACTGGAAGCTCTGCTAATATTTAGTATTTGGTTTATAAGAAAATTTATCCTTTCTACTTCCTGCCTTAATTCCTTTGAAATATCGTATAACCCTTCATCTTCTATTCTATCAGCTATAAATTCACATACAGATATAGGTATTTTTATTTCATGGATCCATTTTGTTGTATAATCATTTACTTCTTCTAGACTTTCCTTGAGAACTTTTATTTCCTCTAATTTTTCCTCATTTTTGAAATTTATTATTTTTCGCATTAATAATTGTTCTAATTTCTCTCCCTCAGGAAGATAAGTATCAATTTTCTCATGAGCATTTAAGGCATTTTCAATCCCTTTATAGGTACTTTTCCATCTTATATACCCTATAATCAAAAATCCAATAAAAATTAAGAAAAGAAGCATATCCATATAGAAAATATCCAGTATTGATTTGTTTAAATCCGTACTGCTTATTAATATTAAATTAATTACTAAAATCATTAATAAAAAACATAAAATTGTCCTAAATGAATCTTTTAAATATTTAAATAAGCTCATGGTATCATATATCCTTGCGATTTTTTAGTTACTATAAAGTCTACCAGTTCTATATCCTCTAGCCTTTTTCTAAGTCTATTTATATTTACTGTTAAAGTATTTTCACTAATAAAATATTCACTTTCCCAAAGAGCACGCATAATCCTATCCCTTGCTACTATCTTGCCTTGATTTCTCATAAGTAATTGAAGTATTTTAAATTCATTTTTAGTAAGTTCTATACTAGTATTATTATAGGTTAATGTCCCATCGTTTATATTTAAAATAGCTCCATTGCATTCTATTATCTGTCCTTCATCTTGTCCATAGGAATAAGTTCTTCTAAAAAGTGCCTGTATTTTTGCTAATAGAATATCCATAGAGAATGGCTTTGTAACATAATCATCTCCACCCATATTAACCGCCATTACTATATCCATATTGCTGTCCCTTGAAGACAGAAATATAATGGGAACTTTGGATATATCTCTTATCCTTCTGCACCAATAAAATCCGTCAAAACAAGGTAGGTTTATATCCATGATTACCAAATGGGGATTATGTTTTGCAAACTCCTCTAATACATTTTCAAAACTTTCTATAGAAACTACATCAAAACCCCATTTAGCTATTCCTTCCTCTATATTATTGCAAAGACTTCTATCATCTTCTACTATGAGTATCTTATACATTATACCACCTCTTTAAATCAAGTATTATTTTCTTCCAAGTTATGAGTATAAATAACTTCAATTCCATCATCATTAATCTCAGATAATTCTAAACGGACAATTTTACCTTCAAAAGGCTCAAATTTTCTCACCATTTCCATAATAATTGGTCCTAAATCTATACCTGAATTAAAATACAAAGTGAAATGAGGTAACCATAAACCATTTTCCGCCTTTGTCCAATTATCACAATATGCATCAAACTGCTCATGATATTCATAGTAATATTCTAGCAGTTTTCCTGAAGTCGTTGGGATACAAGCTATACAATTTGGACTTAGCAATCCTATAACACTGTATCTCACATGAAATGTAGATTTATCTTGTACAAATTCCCTTGTATATTCACAATATCATCAACATCAATATCATAAAAATGCACCATAGTAATATGCCCATAGATTGGTTCATAATCAATATTAAAATCTCTAAGGGCTTCCCGAATATATTCTAGTTTATCATTAGACTCCTTATCAAGAGTCCAAATTGCACATATTTGATTTTTCATATCCTCACCCTAACGTATATTTTTAACTCCATAATTAATACATATGTACCTAATATTTGGCAATATTATACTATAATTTATTAGCTTTAGAAATCTATACTTTCTAATACTTTTTTATTCTCTTTTTGTTTTTCTATAAAAATTGGCTCTATAATATTTGGTGTGGGTAATTATGATATGCTCCCCTTAAAGTAGACAGACGAAATATTAAAACTGTTTATAGAAAGGGGAGTTTTATTTATGAAACCCAAAAAGAAACACTCTTTTAAATCTAAGCTAAATATATTGCAAAAGCATTTATGTCATGATATATCCATAACAGAACTCAGTGGTCTTTATCAGGTTTCTGAAATAACTTTACGCAAATGGTTATATAGATACGAGACTAATGGTGTTGAGGGACTTAAAGATTCAAAGACTTGGAAGAAGTATTCAAAAGAAGTAAAGGAATCAGCAGTACTAGATTACCTATCTGGAAAATATTCTCACAAGGAAATTTTGATAAAATATGAAATACGCAGCTCATCTGTTCTCCAAAATTGGATAAAGCAGTATAATAGTCATAGAAAACTCAAAGACACAGGAGAAGGAATGAGTAACTCTATGATAAAATCAAGAAAAACAACCGTAGAAGAACGTATTGCTATAGTACTGAGCTGTATTGAAAATAATTATAATTACCAACAGACAGCTTATGCTAATAATGTTTCTTATCAGCAAGTCTACTATTGGGTAAAAAAGTACAAAATTGATGGTGACAAAGCATTACATGATTCTCGTGGAAAACGAAAAGAAGAAGCACGTATGAGTGATGAAGATAAAAATAAGATTCAAATGCGAAAACTAGAAAAGGAAAATGAATGCCTTCGTGCAGAAAATGATTTTTTTGTTTCTTTTATCCAAAAATATAAAGACAAATATACCGTAAAGCTTATGTGCAAAGTCCTAAAGTTCCCTAGAAGTACTTATTACAAGGTGCTTAACCATNNNNNNNNNNNNNNNNNNNNNNNNNNNNNNNNNNNNNNNNNNNNNNNNNNNNNNNNNNNNNNNNNNNNNNNNNNNNNNNNNNNNNNNNNNNNNNNNNNNNNNNNNNNNNNNNNNNNNNNNNNNNNNNNNNNNNNNNNNNNNNNNNNNNNNNNNNNNNNNNNNNNNNNNNNNNNNNNNNNNNNNNNNNNNNNNNNNNNNNNNNNNNNNNNNNNNNNNNNNNNNNNNNNNNNNNNNNNNNNNNNNNNNNNNNNNNNNNNNNNNNNNNNNNNNNNNNNNNNNNNNNNNNNNNNNNNNNNNNNNNNNNNNNNNNNNNNNNNNNNNNNNNNNNNNNNNNNNNNNNNNNNNNNNNNNNNNNNNNNNNNNNNNNNNNNNNNNNNNNNNNNNNNNNNNNNNNNNNNNNNNNNNNNNNNNNNNNNNNNNNNNNNNNNNNNNNNNAATCCCTATGATAACGCCTGTATAGAATCCTTCCATTCTGTATTAAAAAAGGAAGAAGTAAACCATCATAAATACTATGATTTCAATGTTGCGTACAAAGCAATATTTGAATATATTGAATCCTGGTATAACCGTAAAAAAATTCATAGTTCTATTGATTATAGAACTCCACAGGAAGTTTATGAAGCTGCTCTAGTTGCAGCCTAGAAAGTTAACTTTTTGTGTCTATTTTATTGACATAGGTCCATTTGATAATCTATCAAAGATAGATGTATCCCATAGTGAAAGTTTAGAGAATCTTATGCCTTGGTCAGATAAGATTCCTGAAAATATAAAAATTAAAGATAAGAAATAAAATTAATCCCAGTAAAAATCAATTGCCTTACTGAGATATTTTAATGCTATTTTTAAGTTATTAAAGGTACTAAAATTTTGACTCTTGCGACGCTTACGCAAGGATAACTATATTTGAATATATAAAATCCTGGTATAACAGAAAAAGGCTTCATAGCAGTATGAGTTATATGACTCCCCAACAGTTTGAAGATTTTTAAGAAAAACTGCATAAAAAATTTCAGTTTTTGTGTCTACTATATTACCATAAATCCACTATATGACTGTAAAATTACTTATTGTCGCATTTATTATCACCAAAACTAATCTAATAGCACAATATTTGTATTTATTTCTGCCTAATTCTTCACTTAATAAGATTACAATTAATCCAATCTCAATAAGATTTAGAATTATAGTTAAAAATAATAATTTTATGTCCATATATGTAACTAGCAAGTTAGCAAGAATAAATTCCAAGTTATATGAAATAAGTATAGAAGTCGCTAATTTCATACTATCTACATTGATACTAATTGCTTTAAAAATGACTTTATTGATAATATAATTTAAAATGAATAAAATAAATAAAGTAACTGCACAGATAATTATTATGAACAAATTTAAAGATTCGCTTTTCAAATCTATATTATTAGTTAATATAGTAATCTGTTCATTAATCTGTTCGTTACTGTTTATAAATTTAAATACATACATGGAAAAAATAATTAAAGCACCAATAAACGTTACTATAAAAAAAGCCATATTTTGATTTTCCTTTAAACATTATCGTAATCCACCTTTATCTAAAAATATTTCTTTCATATCTAATTTATTTTCTTCATTCATAAACTCACCATGGTGAGTTAATATTACTGTTGCGTTTTCATCACATCTTCTTGCTAATTCTCTAATTATATTACTGTTAGTTGAGTTGTCTATATGAGATAAAGCTTCATCTATTATTATTAAATCCCAATATTTTTCAACAAATAACAAAGCCAAAGATGTTTTAATATTTGTTCCTAAAGAAGCCTTAGTAGGAAGAATATTGCACTCATCCATATTTAACTTATATAGAATGTTGCTTAGTTTTTCATCATCAATATGCAACTTATGATAATGCATCAGTAGTTTTACATTCTCTCTTAAGGTCAACCAATCTTCATTTAAAGAAAATTCAGGTATATAAAGAACATTTTTCTTATCGCTTTGAATTATGCCACCTGTAAACTTTTCAATGTTTGTTAAACATCTGAGAAATACACTCTTTCCTATGCCATTGTTTCCCTTTAACCAATATATTTTGTTCTCAAATTTATAGGATATATTTTCAAACACTAGCTTATCATTATATTTTTTATAACAATCCTTAATTTCCAAGGCTCCGCCTCCAATCTTTAATCACTTTAATCATGCTTAAATCTATGTTAATAAGCCTTCTACCAGTCCAGCAAAAATAACTAAAATAACATTGATAAATATAATTCTTCTATATCGGCAAAAGTATGTTACACTCATGCTTTTTTTAAAATTTTTATAAAAATCTCTCATCATTAAAAAAGAAATACTCGAATATAATGTGTAGTTAGGTACTTCTATTAATCCATGTGGTAGCAATTTAAAAATAGTCACTGAAATTCCAACTGATTCTATAGAAACAAAAATTGCCCACGTTGTTGTAATGAAATCTATACACCAAAATAGAGGCATCAAAGGAAAAAATATTATATACATTAAAAGGTTTTTCAAATTATTCAATATTATACTTACTGCAAGTTCAATACTATTTTCTTTTGGAACTGAGTAAATATGTTCATCTAATGTAAACAACTTATTATATAATATTACCATTAATACATACAGTAATATATAAATTATTGTATAAGTTATATATCTTTTTATATTAAACTTAAAAGTTATTTCATGATTCATAATGTAAAACTCACTTTTCAACTTTACTTAACTTTAAGAATATATTTTCAAATCTAAATAGAAATAATAGTACCATAATTATACACTTGAAAGCCTCTCCATAAATATCATTATAGTTTAGATTTTTAATAAGAAAGCTACGAAATAAATCAGGTGCTAGAAAAATTATCATAATATATAACATAGTAACTTTGAATCCTGTAGATTTAAGCTTCATTCTGTATCCTAAATAATTATAGTAAGCACTTAAATATTTGATTATAAAGAACCATACCAGACATATCATATTTATTATGAACGATATTCTGTAAATGTTCAGTTGAGAATTAATTATATCAACTATTAGTATAATTAATGCATTAAATGTATACATAACTCCAAGTCTAAATTCAATAGTATTAATCATAAGTAGCTTTTTAGGAACATTAGCGAGCTTAGTAAATATGTACTTGCCGTAATTTTTATCAAAATTTACGTTTTTAGCATCTATGGATAACTCTAATTGAGCTATAAAAAGTACTAAGATAAAATATTCTGCATATGAAGAACCAAAATACTGGTAAATCAGAATTGTTCCTATATACAAAATTATAAACTCTGCATATTCTTTAGTGCTTAATCTTTTAAAATATAATTTTAGAGAGGTTACAGAATTCACTTCTTCTGTATATGAACTATTTTCTTTATATGTATTGTTATTTAATATATAGTATTTTAGTTGCAAATATATAATCCTATATACTACCCCGACATTTACAACAAGTATAGGTATTAATAACAGCTTGTTTGTAAATAAAGTATATACGCAAGTGTAACATACTAAAAAACCAACTATAATTATCTTATATTTTTTATTGAACATCTTTAAAAGCATCAAATTACCTTGAATAAAAATATTAAGTATAATAACCATTATCTTTTGAATATCTGTCATAAAAAAAATGGAAAGAAAAATATGTGAAATTATAAAAATGGATGATAATACATTTTTCTTCATTAATTGAAAAGTAACATATCTACATAAAGCCAGTTTATTTACCAAGTAATGTACATTTTTATACTGCTGAATCTCAACAATTATTGAAGAAATATTGTATTGAATGAGTATTATCCCCAACACCACTATAGCAACTAAATTATTACTACTTAACAATAAAAAATTAATAAACGTAATTAAAACTATAGCAATTATATATACAAAGCTAAAAATAATATTAAATAATCCCCTGTCATCAATAATAGCTATACTTCTGTACCAATAATCCATCAACAACTTAAGCATTTATTTTCCTCCATATTGCAAAATAGGGAGTGTTCTAAAAATCACTCCCCAATTTATTAGCATTTACTACCACATAGTTGCATACTTTTTGCCATACTTCTTAATCATAGCTTTGGCAGTAGTAACAAGTCCTGCAGTAATTCCACCAACACCAACGATTACTCCAATTAATGAAATTATTGTTGCAACTGTTGAGGCTGTATCAATTATGTCAATTACTTTTTTAGCTGCTACAGTAGATATTCCTAGCATTGAAGCAAGATTAACTGATGCAAATGCTAGTGTAAGAACAGCTACTGCACTTAATACTAGATACCTTGATTTTTTCATAAACTTTTTACACTATCTATTAAAATTTATACAGATAACTTACATCCACTTTTTAAAGCTACGTATATTTAGGTTATAAATACATCTTAAAATTAAAAAAAATATCTTAAGTGTTAATATTTTAGTTAAACTCATTACAGAATTGATATATTTAAAAATATGTTAAAGGCTAATTACAGACATCTTCTTGATGAAATAATTATTTATAAAATTTAAGAAACTAGTCATTCTCTTTATATTTTTTATAGTGGCATAAATATTGTCCATAACTTATATTTGATTGCAAAACTCATTGCTTGTTTACTTTTATAGCTTTAGTATCAAAGCTTAATCTAATGTTGTCCCTTTAATATCTGTACCACCAAGTATATCTCTTAACTTTGTTATAGTTATTTCTTTTTTATAATACATACAAACTGTTGCAAGGCATGCCGCTGCACAGTCAGTCATATCATGCTGCTTCACATGCTGCTTCACTAGATATTTTTTTGTATCCCATTTTATCTCCTTTTTACTTCAATTTGTATACTAATTTTATAAATAATAACACATCTGGATATAAAATTTATCTTTTTAATCAATAGATTCATCGTAAAATGTTGTTTTTTACTCATGAAATGATATTTACATGAGTTTTAAATTGAAAAAACTGTGTTTTACACATAATTTGTTCACAAGAATTAAAATAAAAACATTATGTAAGAGTTTTTGCAAACGTTAATATATTTTTAAAATGTAACCATTAAATTACACAGACAACTTGTTTACATTTGTAATTTTATCCCCCCCATAACAAAAATGTCAATTATTTCTTTGGTAAAATTTTACGACACAAAATGACAAAAAATTATTTAATACCATGTTATTATTTAAAATGAGAAATCTGCCAAGAATTGCTCCACCATCCTCATCTGTCTCTCAAATTCCTCTATTCAACCACAACCTCAATCTCCGTTCCATCAAGCAAACTTACTATGATCTTCTTTCCTTCAAATACTGTCATCTTCTCAGTAATACTAAAAAACAAATCCATATCGAATTCTTTTATCGCTTCTACATCCCTTAAAATTCTAATAAACTGCTTTGATTTATACCTTACTAAAGCATCTCCACTCTTCATACCTTCTTTCCATTTTTCCATGAAATAATCTCTATTCTTAATCATTGCATTAAATGTATTTACAAAAGCTTGATACAAAACCCTATTATCAATGTGTCCATTCTCACAACTCTTTTTTCCTTTCACTTCATACTTTTTATTGCATCTCCATATCACTCTTCGCAGTCTTTCATCCGTGGAGTTCCAAACCTTTCTTCCAAAGGCACTACCGCAATGCCCACGTATAATCCTACCTGCAAATGGATTATTGACTGTGGCATAATCCAACTTGCTAATCCCATACTTTTCAGCAAAAGTTTTTCTTCTCTCCATCTCAAGCTGGACTGCCTCCCACACATCTTTATCAATTATTGCAGGATAGCTTTCTTCTACATAATACATTGGAACTTCTTCATTATTAACTGCTCTCTTTTTGGTCAAAAAATCAACTGTATACGTTTTTTGAAGAAGTGCATCTCCCTTATATTTTTCATTACTGAGTATCTTTCTTATACTGCTTTCATACCATTTAGATTTCCCATTCCAATTAGGAATTCCTTCTTCTTCAAGCTCCTTTGCAATTCTGTTTGGTCCTTTACCATCAAGGTAATCTTTATAAATTCTTCTTACAATTTTAGCGTGTTTTTCATTTATCACAAGATTTCCTTCTCCATTTTACTTTCTTCCTAGGCAAAAGAAGAGAGGACGGTTAGCATAAGCTCTCCATCCCCCTGATAAAGTTTTCATATTTTCTTTCTCAAATATTATTTCTACGCCAATGTCTTTTAGTTCTCTTACTACTTTAAGCATTATAGCTGTATTTCTTGCAAATCTTGAGATAGATTTTGTAATGATTAAGTCTATTTTCCCTTCTCTTGCAAGATTAAGCATTCTTTGAAACTCTGGTCTGTTATCTGTAGTGCCGGTAATTCCTCTATCAGCAAACACACCTGCATATTCGTAATCAGGATTATTTGAAATCAGATTTTCATAATACTGGATTTGATTTTCTAAAGATTCAATCTGAGCATCACTGCCGGTTGAAACCCTTGCATAAGCACAAGCCCTTTTCTTTTTGTTTTCCTGATTTTTTATAGGTTCAATAATCCTAACACGCATTCTATCTCCTCCTTTCTATCAATTTGATACTACTATACATCACTCTAAAGGTGATAGAAGTCAAGCTATTCAAAAGAAAAACCGCTACCTAAAATCTTAAGTAACGGCTACTTATTAAAAATCATAATTGTGGCATCAAACCCTGCTGCCTTTAATTTTTGAACTTGATTTTCAGCGTTTTCTTTAACAGAGTAAGAACCTGCCATAACTCTATAAAGAGTTTGTCCACTAGGTTGTTGTACTGGTGCTGAAGCTTCAATATAATCAATACCTAATTGTGTAAGCACTGC containing:
- a CDS encoding sensor histidine kinase, with product MILVINLILISSTDLNKSILDIFYMDMLLFLIFIGFLIIGYIRWKSTYKGIENALNAHEKIDTYLPEGEKLEQLLMRKIINFKNEEKLEEIKVLKESLEEVNDYTTKWIHEIKIPISVCEFIADRIEDEGLYDISKELRQEVERINFLINQILNISRASSYSLYFIVEEINLGTLVKSIIKNNINSFLSKKVEVEIENLDFDIFTDSKWAYYIVEQVINI
- a CDS encoding response regulator transcription factor, whose amino-acid sequence is MYKILIVEDDRSLCNNIEEGIAKWGFDVVSIESFENVLEEFAKHNPHLVIMDINLPCFDGFYWCRRIRDISKVPIIFLSSRDSNMDIVMAVNMGGDDYVTKPFSMDILLAKIQALFRRTYSYGQDEGQIIECNGAILNINDGTLTYNNTSIELTKNEFKILQLLMRNQGKIVARDRIMRALWESEYFISENTLTVNINRLRKRLEDIELVDFIVTKKSQGYMIP
- a CDS encoding helix-turn-helix domain-containing protein is translated as MKPKKKHSFKSKLNILQKHLCHDISITELSGLYQVSEITLRKWLYRYETNGVEGLKDSKTWKKYSKEVKESAVLDYLSGKYSHKEILIKYEIRSSSVLQNWIKQYNSHRKLKDTGEGMSNSMIKSRKTTVEERIAIVLSCIENNYNYQQTAYANNVSYQQVYYWVKKYKIDGDKALHDSRGKRKEEARMSDEDKNKIQMRKLEKENECLRAENDFFVSFIQKYKDKYTVKLMCKVLKFPRSTYYKVLNH
- a CDS encoding integrase core domain-containing protein, which codes for NPYDNACIESFHSVLKKEEVNHHKYYDFNVAYKAIFEYIESWYNRKKIHSSIDYRTPQEVYEAALVAA
- a CDS encoding ABC transporter ATP-binding protein; the encoded protein is MEIKDCYKKYNDKLVFENISYKFENKIYWLKGNNGIGKSVFLRCLTNIEKFTGGIIQSDKKNVLYIPEFSLNEDWLTLRENVKLLMHYHKLHIDDEKLSNILYKLNMDECNILPTKASLGTNIKTSLALLFVEKYWDLIIIDEALSHIDNSTNSNIIRELARRCDENATVILTHHGEFMNEENKLDMKEIFLDKGGLR
- a CDS encoding stage II sporulation protein M — encoded protein: MNHEITFKFNIKRYITYTIIYILLYVLMVILYNKLFTLDEHIYSVPKENSIELAVSIILNNLKNLLMYIIFFPLMPLFWCIDFITTTWAIFVSIESVGISVTIFKLLPHGLIEVPNYTLYSSISFLMMRDFYKNFKKSMSVTYFCRYRRIIFINVILVIFAGLVEGLLT
- a CDS encoding uberolysin/carnocyclin family circular bacteriocin, yielding MKKSRYLVLSAVAVLTLAFASVNLASMLGISTVAAKKVIDIIDTASTVATIISLIGVIVGVGGITAGLVTTAKAMIKKYGKKYATMW
- a CDS encoding recombinase family protein, translated to MINEKHAKIVRRIYKDYLDGKGPNRIAKELEEEGIPNWNGKSKWYESSIRKILSNEKYKGDALLQKTYTVDFLTKKRAVNNEEVPMYYVEESYPAIIDKDVWEAVQLEMERRKTFAEKYGISKLDYATVNNPFAGRIIRGHCGSAFGRKVWNSTDERLRRVIWRCNKKYEVKGKKSCENGHIDNRVLYQAFVNTFNAMIKNRDYFMEKWKEGMKSGDALVRYKSKQFIRILRDVEAIKEFDMDLFFSITEKMTVFEGKKIIVSLLDGTEIEVVVE
- a CDS encoding recombinase family protein, giving the protein MRVRIIEPIKNQENKKKRACAYARVSTGSDAQIESLENQIQYYENLISNNPDYEYAGVFADRGITGTTDNRPEFQRMLNLAREGKIDLIITKSISRFARNTAIMLKVVRELKDIGVEIIFEKENMKTLSGGWRAYANRPLFFCLGRK